In a genomic window of Phaeodactylum tricornutum CCAP 1055/1 chromosome 6, whole genome shotgun sequence:
- a CDS encoding predicted protein: protein MTFHASRLPTISDPSDNILSGGSMLSESFNNLQRSGQTLGRENLSELHGFPSTPCLPLTQIVQREKEVCPAPFVVVNDTILDSSLAHKGGRRIPRIVHVTAKSRCMPSQFSTVIDAWRFEDHSLFVHNDAAVDKLLYRVWPEFPQLQKALHCLKSGAAKADLWRALVLWEYGGIYTDIDNLPKLFNGTTIKNEDQSFFVVERIGVPSQYFMAAEPHHPLLYLLVQVTLHRLYDLSDVENQYVPFVTGPGALKNAFIAFMNKQNSPVNSSKYESFQRVHQGHFTGLHNRTATLVGKQRNSNEYVARGVVPRKANLYMTMNMTHFGREKKEPIIESCFQRLYRREDFALIENTVLW, encoded by the exons ATGACTTTCCATGCTTCACGGTTG CCAACAATCTCCGATCCAAGTGACAACATATTGTCTGGAGGATCAATGCTCAGTGAATCATTCAACAATCTACAAAGGTCTGGACAAACGTTGGGGCGAGAAAATTTATCAGAATTACACGGCTTTCCATCAACACCATGTTTGCCATTGACCCAAATCGTGCAAAGGGAAAAGGAGGTTTGCCCGGCTCCTTTTGTGGTGGTGAACGATACGATACTCGACTCGAGTTTGGCACACAAAGGAGGACGACGTATTCCGCGGATTGTCCATGTAACGGCAAAATCTAGATGCATGCCATCACAGTTCTCCACAGTAATTGACGCTTGGCGATTTGAGGATCATTCATTGTTTGTGCACAATGACGCGGCTGTGGACAAGCTCTTGTACCGTGTTTGGCCCGAATTTCCACAACTTCAAAAGGCCTTGCACTGCTTGAAGTCGGGTGCTGCCAAGGCCGATTTGTGGCGAGCTCTGGTCCTCTGGGAGTATGGAGGAATATACACGGATATCGACAATCTCCCGAAACTTTTCAATGGCACAACAATTAAGAACGAAGACCAGTCATTTTTCGTTGTTGAACGTATCGGAGTCCCGTCCCAGTACTTTATGGCTGCCGAGCCGCACCATCCGCTATTGTACCTTTTGGTTCAAGTGACCCTTCACCGGCTTTATGATCTCAGTGACGTTGAAAATCAATACGTCCCGTTTGTTACAGGGCCAGGAGCGTTAAAGAATGCCTTCATTGCCTTCATGAACAAGCAAAATTCGCCCGTGAATTCGTCAAAATATGAATCTTTTCAGCGTGTTCATCAAGGACACTTCACTGGCTTGCATAATCGCACAGCGACGCTGGTAGGCAAGCAGCGCAACTCTAACGAGTACGTCGCACGTGGCGTCGTCCCACGAAAGGCAAATTTGTATATGACCATGAACATGACTCATTTCGGAAGGGAAAAAAAGGAGCCCATAATTGAATCTTGCTTTCAACGTTTATACAGGCGCGAGGATTTTGCACTCATTGAAAACACTGTTCTTTGGTGA
- a CDS encoding predicted protein, translating into MRLISSSYWIANLWTSPIKATPPPSSLHTQGLTAACNWLTVRPSAARRRCVRIRHLAHFRDQADHDLGYLTPLTATTAHPNQTLPEFDNILGEADLTSELFADLTIKFQIRSVEHCISQESESLMRRLSYAALLLLGTVVASNLLGALLYNSNAAQEWRYWWPLTGVVYVAQAYQNLSEKDFGGKSVPLLPFPIISVWANILAGLCGIGLVVGGAYDAFMPVWMMGPNVVTEAGIGQDSAVALMLLTAYSVLNCTTSARSFKDTDSGIHSWCSPHFPNSAQLLAQIALLSQLYILGDGSINAILADVFSALPVN; encoded by the coding sequence ATGCGCTTAATATCTTCGTCATATTGGATTGCCAATCTTTGGACTTCGCCGATAAAGGCGACTCCTCCACCGTCCTCTTTACATACTCAAGGATTGACAGCTGCATGCAActggcttacagttagaccATCGGCAGCGAGAAGACGGTGTGTACGAATAAGACATTTAGCGCACTTCCGAGATCAAGCTGATCACGATCTTGGATATTTAACGCCGCTGACAGCTACAACTGCTCATCCGAACCAAACGCTACCAGAATTCGATAATATTTTGGGCGAAGCCGATCTCACGTCGGAACTATTCGCAGATTTGACAATCAAATTTCAAATAAGGTCCGTCGAACACTGCATTAGCCAGGAATCGGAAAGCCTAATGAGAAGGCTGTCGTACGCTgctcttttgcttcttggaACAGTGGTAGCAAGCAACCTACTAGGGGCCTTGCTGTACAACTCGAACGCTGCGCAAGAATGGCGCTACTGGTGGCCTCTCACAGGTGTTGTATACGTTGCGCAAGCCTACCAGAACCTTTCGGAGAAGGATTTTGGTGGGAAATCCGTTCCGCTACTACCCTTCCCAATAATTTCCGTGTGGGCTAACATCCTTGCCGGACTCTGTGGTATTGGACTGGTTGTTGGTGGCGCCTACGATGCCTTTATGCCTGTATGGATGATGGGACCGAATGTAGTGACCGAAGCTGGTATTGGACAGGATAGTGCCGTAGCTCTGATGTTACTCACTGCGTACTCCGTGTTGAATTGTACCACTTCGGCGAGGAGTTTTAAAGACACAGACTCGGGCATCCATAGCTGGTGCTCGCCCCACTTTCCGAATAGCGCGCAACTACTGGCACAAATTGCACTTTTGTCGCAATTGTACATACTGGGAGACGGCTCCATCAATGCTATCCTTGCAGACGTATTCTCAGCGTTGCCAGTTAATTAA